In the genome of Croceimicrobium hydrocarbonivorans, one region contains:
- a CDS encoding arylsulfotransferase family protein: protein MEKFFLRLAIIILSLFGLSVFGWLVKHNSTGDKILGDKVGKGLDAYVSFLDLFEKSVEEVKKLPETFVPTPAGFEAVNKLENDLYALISYSNAEEGRSVEIRNLKNDESLHKWDIANPYQAHDRIMDPLLLPGKRLVYSYNGVTGLICLDSLGNQIWNQDTIAHHHSINLDSAGNIWACTYTKENGGFIIYKGFYDVDGRELVYIDNTISQLDPNTGKLLFHKSITEILNENGLSNLIMKSPNIEDPIHLNDVQPALKTTAWYQEGDLFLSFRNCSALMHYRPSTNKVIRLIEGNFYSQHDIDFLNDSTIIFFNNNSHTFWSSRPSNWRVADQRIDAGDYYSNTMAYDLKNERLYPYEKKVYDEHQIQTFTEGMQEVLADGSLWIEEQNSGKLWVFKNGELLYKNVLPSQHEGHHHLSNWTRILSKKP, encoded by the coding sequence ATGGAGAAATTTTTCCTACGCTTAGCCATCATCATTCTCAGCCTTTTTGGCTTATCTGTTTTTGGCTGGTTAGTTAAGCACAATAGTACCGGTGATAAGATATTGGGCGACAAAGTGGGCAAGGGCCTGGATGCCTATGTAAGCTTTCTCGACCTCTTTGAAAAATCGGTGGAAGAAGTAAAAAAACTTCCCGAAACCTTTGTGCCTACCCCTGCCGGTTTTGAGGCCGTAAATAAATTGGAGAATGATCTTTATGCCCTTATCAGCTATAGCAATGCCGAAGAAGGGCGCAGCGTAGAAATCCGCAATCTTAAAAACGACGAGAGCCTTCATAAATGGGATATTGCCAACCCTTATCAGGCGCATGATCGTATTATGGATCCTTTGCTTTTGCCAGGCAAGCGCTTGGTTTATTCTTACAATGGTGTTACCGGCTTAATTTGTTTGGATTCGCTTGGAAACCAAATTTGGAATCAGGATACCATTGCCCATCACCACTCGATTAACCTCGATAGCGCCGGAAATATCTGGGCCTGCACCTATACTAAGGAAAATGGCGGTTTCATTATCTACAAAGGTTTTTACGATGTGGATGGCCGAGAATTAGTGTATATCGATAATACCATCAGCCAACTAGACCCCAATACGGGTAAGCTCCTCTTTCATAAATCCATTACTGAGATTTTGAATGAAAACGGGCTTTCGAATTTGATCATGAAGTCACCCAATATTGAGGATCCTATTCACCTTAACGATGTACAGCCCGCTTTAAAAACTACCGCTTGGTACCAAGAAGGCGATCTGTTCCTGAGTTTTAGAAACTGCTCCGCGCTGATGCACTATCGCCCTTCCACCAATAAAGTGATTCGCTTGATTGAAGGTAATTTCTATTCCCAGCACGATATTGATTTCTTGAACGATAGTACCATTATCTTCTTCAACAATAATTCGCACACCTTCTGGAGCAGTCGTCCGAGCAATTGGCGGGTGGCTGATCAGCGCATCGATGCCGGAGATTACTATTCCAATACCATGGCCTACGACCTTAAAAACGAAAGGCTGTACCCTTACGAGAAGAAGGTCTATGATGAGCATCAAATTCAAACCTTCACCGAAGGAATGCAAGAAGTTTTAGCCGATGGCAGCCTTTGGATCGAAGAACAGAACAGCGGAAAACTTTGGGTATTTAAAAATGGAGAGCTCTTGTATAAAAATGTGCTTCCTTCGCAGCATGAAGGGCATCATCACCTTTCGAACTGGACCCGAATTTTAAGTAAAAAACCATGA